In Caulobacter sp. X, the sequence GTCTATGCGACGGCGCAGTCCTATACGCTGAAGCTGGATTTCACGCCGAGCACCGCTGACAGCGACGCGGCGGTCGATAAGTGGGCCCGTGAAACTCGGGATAAAATCCTTGCAGGAACCATAGATGCTGAAAAGACTAAATTCGATATTATGAGGATTGTAGAAGAAAATGTAAAGAACTCGGATGACGCTGTGAAGCTATTGGGTAGGCTTAAGGCGTCTTTTGGTATTCTTGGGTATCTTTTAGAAATTGATGTGGCTGCTCGAGAAATATACGCATCCAAAGATCCCGCGAAGGAAGCTGTCGAGCAGGCTGCGGACTTTCTTGTGAAGGGTGTCTCAACTTTAGGGGCCGTAAGGGCTGTGGCTTTTATAGGCGGGTTTGTCACAGGGCCAATCGGAGCGGCGATCTTGGGGGCGCTCGGCGGTTTCGCCGGAAGCATCATCTATACGTTGGAGTTTAGTGACTTAGTGAAGGAAGAGGCAGGGGCGGCATTCGACAAGTATAGGTCGTCGCTGCATCTGACCGCCGAGGTGGCGCTGTCGAACGCAGAGGCCGCGTCCTCCGCCGCCGCGGTCCCGGACATCAATTTCGCCAAGCTCGCCTTCGATCCCGACTACTACCTCAACACCTATGCCGACGCCCGGGCGGCGGTCCTCTCCGGCGCGGCGGCCAGCGCCTATGTCCACTACATCCAGATTGGCTCCGGCCTGGGCTACAAGCCGAGCGCCAACGCCGACCCCATTCCCCAGAACCAGATCGCCCTCTGGAGTCCGACGGCCAATCCCGCCCAGGGCTATAATGGCACGGTCTTTACCGCCGCGGTCGGCGCCTTCGCCGGCGACGGCCTGTCGAAGACCGAGGCGGCGTTCGCGGCCTATCTGAATGATCGGCGCACCGACGGAACCGAACTGGGCGTCGACAAGACCCTGACGGTTCTGGCCAACCGCGTGGCGCGCGACTGGGCCGTCAACAACCCCGTGGCGCCGCAGCTGGCCTTCGACCGCGCCAATCTCGAGGGTTGGGCCGCGACCCTGTCGAACGGCAAGTCCGTGGCCGCCGCCTTCGCGAACTTGCCGCAGCTGCCGGCCGGCGCGGCCTTGGCGAACCTGAAGGTCGTCGCGATCTATTCGGCGGAGACCGACGCGGAGAAGGTCTTCCAGGCCTTCTTCAGCGCGCCGTCGGGCGCGGCCAGCCTGCTGGGCGTCGACTACAAGAGCGTCGGGGTCGGCGAGTTCGGCGGGGTCTGGATCCTGCTGTTCGCCGCCGCGGCCAGCACGCAGGCCGCGATGAACGACAGCGCCACGGTCAGCGTACAGCTGTTCGGGGACGATGATCGCGACGTGCTCTACGCGGGCGGCGGCGCGGGCGTTCTGGCCGGCGGCGGGGGCGCCGACGATCTCGTCGGCGGGCCATCGGCCGACACCCTGACGGGCGGCGGGGGCGACGACCTTCTGGATGGCGGGGCCGGCGTCGACATGGCGCGATACGGCGGCAGGGTTCGCGACTATGCCGTGACCGTCGAGAGCGACGGATGGAGCGTGGCGGATATCCGGACCCAGGCCCTGGACGGCGCCGACAGGCTTCGGAACATCGAGAGCCTGGCGTTCAGCGATCGCACGGTCAAGCTGTCAGACCTCAGCCCGGCGATCGCCATGGCGGTGGGCGGCATCCTGCGGCAAGGCTTCGTCGATGGCGCCGCCGGCGACCTGACGGCAAAGCTCTCCACCTCCGTCGCGAGCGGCGCGCTGTCCGTCAGCGGCGCCGTCGCCCAGATCGTCCGCGAAGCGGGTTCGACGAGCTCGGTCGCGACTCTCGCCTACCAGTTCTTCACCGGCAAGATTCCGGGGCAGGCGGGGGTGGATTACCTCGTCTCGCCGACAGGCCCCAATGCCAACAACCTCAACAGCGCGTACTACCAGTCGTTCAATCTCGAGAACCGCTACATCAACTTCGCGGTCAACCTCGGTAAGAACGGCGAGGGCAAGGACGGGTTCGCGGCCAAGTACGGTGGCCTCAGCCTCTTCGACGCCACGCGCGAGGCCTATAAGACCATCTTCGGCGCGGCGCCCACCGACTCCAAGATCCATGCTCTGATCGATCAGCGCGTCAACTATTTCGCCTCGTATGGCGGAGACGGGGCCAATGGGATCGGGACCAAGGCCGCGATGGTCGGCTGGCTGCTGGCCGAGGCGCAAAAGGCCGATGTGGGGGTGATGGCGCGATCCAACGACGCCTGGCTGACCGATCTTGCCGACGGGGCCGCGCCGTTCGCGATCGACATCCTCGATCCGGCCAAGGGCTACTACAAATCCGAGTTCATCTTCGGCGGGTGATGGCCGGCGTTCGCGCCGACGCATTGACAGCGGCGCGGCCGCGTGGCGGGCTCCGCCTCCCATCTGTCGGAGCGCCTTCATGATCACCCTGATCCTCAGCGTCGTCGGCAGCGACCGGCCTGGCCTGACCCAGGCCCTGGCCAGCGCCGTGCTGTCGGCCGGCGGCAACTGGCTGGAGAGCCATCTCAGCCAGCTGGGCGGTCTCTATGTCGGCTCGGTGCTGATCGAGCTGGAGCCGGGCCAGGAAGAGGCCCTGCGCGCGGCCGTCTCGGCGGTGGACGCCCACGGGCTGGAGGTGCGGATCGCGCCGACCATCGAAGCGCCCGCCGCGACCGGCGAGCTGCTCCAGCTGGGCGTTGTCGGCCAGGACCGGCCGGGCATCGTCCACCAGGTCACCGGCGTGCTCAGCGACCTGGGCGCCAATATCGAGAGCTTCGGCTCGCGCCTCAGCATCGAGCCCCACCAGGGCGCGCCCCTGTTCCACCTGGACGCCCGCCTGCGCCTGCCGCCGGGCCTGACCGCCGACGCGGTGCAGGACGCCCTGGAGGCCATCTCCGGCGAGATCATGGTCGACATCGCGCTGACCCCGGCGGGTTAGGGCTCAGCCTTCCAACTGGTAGCGCTTGATCCGCGCGGCGACGCCGGGATTGATCTCCAGCGCCTTGGCCTTGTCCGCGTCGGCCTCCGCTGTCTTGCCCAGGCGGCGCTGGACAAGGCCGCGCGCGTAGAGTGTCCAGGCTTCGCGAGGCGATCCCTTTACGGCCGCGTCGTAGTCGGCCAACGCCTTCTCCAGTTCGCCGCGGCGGAAGCGGACCAGGGCGCGGCTATCCAGGAAGGCCGGATCGCCAGGATGCAGGCGCAGCGCCGCGTCGCAGTCGCTCAGCGCCTTGTCCAGCTCCCGGTTCAGCAGCGCCCGCGCCCAACAGCGGCCGTTCAGGGCCTCGGCGCGGGCCACGTCCTCCGGATGGCTTTTCAGCCAGAGATCGTAGTTGGTCAGGGCCTGCTCGGTCGCGTCCAGGGCGCCATACAGCCGGGCCAGGGGCAGTCGGGCCTGGGCGGACGGCGCCAGGGTCTCGTCCGCCGCCTTCAGATCGGCCAGCGCCCCGGCCGGATCGCGCGCGCCGCGGCGCAGCTGGGCGCGGGTCAGGCGCGCCTCGGCGTCCTTCGGATCCAGCGCGATGGACTTGTCCAGGTCGGCCGCGCCGAGCAGCAGCTGACGGTTGGACAGGCGCGCCCGGGCCCGCTGCAGCAGGTAGTCCGCGTCGTTCGGCTCCAGCGCGATGGCCTTGTCGAAATCGGCTATGGCGGCGTCGAACTTGCCGTTCGAGGCCAGCACGGCGCCTCGCCGCGCATAGCCCGGCGCATCGGTCGGCTCGGCGGTCTTGTCGGTCAGGTCCAGCGACTTGCCGGAATTATCAACCGCGCCCTTTGGGCTGATCCCGAACAGGGGACCGCCCTCATAGGTGAAGAACATCCGCCGGTTCTGGTTGTCGACGAAGACCCGGTGGCTGAGGAAGAAGTCGACGCCGATCAGCATGTCGGCGTTCCCAAGCGGCCCGTCGAAGATCCGCAGGAAGGGCTTGCTGATCATCTCGCCGCCGATATCGATCTTGTCGAAACGCGCCTTCCACGTCCGCACGCGCTTCTGGCCGACGCCCGAGCTGAAGCCCTCCAGGGGCAGGCCGTCCTTTTCCGGATTGACGCCCAGGCGCTTGGCCGCGTCCAGCGAGAGCGCCGAACTGGAGGCGCCGGTGTCGAACATCGCCTTGAGCTTTACGCCGTTGACCTCGACCGCGCCCATCGTGTGCCGGTCGCCGTCCTCCATCGAGTCGATGCGAATGACGGTGAAAGGCCTGTCTCCGGCCCAATAGGCCAGGCCGATGTCGCCGCAGTCCCCGGTCTTCATGAGCCGGACGGCGCCGTGGGTCAGGTCGTACTCCACGCCCGCCAGGCCGAGAATGTTCTGGCCCAGGAAGCCGGCATAGCGCGTGGAGCTGCCGCCGACCGCGAATTCGATCCGCGACAGCTTCTGCCCGGCGATGACGAACTCCTTGACCGTCGCCACGCCGAGCGAGGTTTCGCCGCCCAGGCCTTTCAGGCGCGCGTTCCCCAGGTTGTTGATCGAGAGGCCGAGCTCCTGGGCCGCGCCGGCCGACATCGTGCTGTAGAACGCGCCGCTATCGACGATGAAGCGAGCCTCGCGTCCATTGATCTGGGCCGTCATGACCGGTGACGGGCCTTCCATGGTGACGGGAAGCTCCGCCAGCTTCATGACTTGGCATTTGGACGCCGCCAGGGTCTGGGTGGACAGCAAGGCCAGCGCCAGGGCGGCGCCCGAGACGCGCAACGCGGAAAACATCAACGACACCTCGCCCTTAGCGACAGCGAAGCCGCTCTACTCGCAAAGCGATCTTCCTACGCCGACGCCCGCTCGGCAAGCGTCTCCCCCGGCTCTCCGGGCCGCGTCCTTCAGCCGCGCCCCTTGAACCAGACGCGCGGCGCACCATCTGTTACCCATAAGCGATCGTCCGCTTACGTTTTCGCGCCTGTTACTGAGGCCGGAGCTCAGGACGATGCTTCGCACGCTCCGCGCCGTCATCGACGGTCTTGAGCGATTTCCCACCCATCTAGCGTTTGGGACCGGCAATCTCGCCGGCCCCTGTTTTGGAACTTCATGAAAATCGTTTCTATCCGCGAGGCCGCCGCTCAGCGCGCGCCCCGCACCCAAACCTCGCAGCGCGTCGCGCCGCAGCCGGTTCGTCCGGCGCAATCCGAATGGGCCTGGCCCGGCATGACCCGCGCGGATCTCCGCGCCGAGATCATCGACCAGATCGGCTAAACGGCTCTAACCCGCGATCAGCGCCGCCCGTTCGGCGCTCGTCAGCGGGCGCCAGCGGCCTTCGGGCATGTCGCCCAGGTCCAGCGGACCGATCCGCACGCGGAACAGGTCCACCACCTTCAGGTCCACGAGGTCGCACATCCGGCGGATCTGCCGGTTGCGGCCCTCGCGCAGCACGAAGCGCAGGCGCTGGTCGGAGATCACCTCGACCTCGGCCGGCTTCAGTTCGCGGCCGTCGAGCTCGAGGCCGAAGCGCAGGAGCTCCAGCTTCTCTTCGGTCAGCTCGCCCATGACGGCGACGCGATATTCCTTTTCCAGATCCGACTGCGGGCCGATCACGGCCTTGGCCACGACGCCGTCCTGCGACAGCAGGAGCAGGCCGCGCGAGTCCTTGTCCAGACGCCCCACGGGCGGGATCAGGTCGCCGGACTGCGGGATCGCCACGCCGCGCGCGTCGCCCCACAGGTTGGCGCGGGTCAGGAGGCGCGCGGCCGGGACCTGGCCGGGGTCCGGCTGGGCCGAGACCACGCCGCGCGGCTTGTGGATCAGGTAGGTCGGGGTGGCGTCCAGCTTGGCGGTGGCCCGGTCGGCCAGCACCAGGGTCTGGCCCGGCTGGATCTTGCGGCCGACGTCCTCCACGACCTCGCCGTCGATCGAGACGAGGCCGTCGCTGATCAGCTGTTCGGCCTCGCGGCGCGAGCAGACGCCGCTCTGGGCCAGCCACTTGTTGACCCGCTGGGGCTCGGCCTCGTCGTAGGTGCGGGTCCAGGACATCAGAGCGTGATCCCGAAAAGTGGGAACCGGTTTTCGGACGAGATCATGCTCCAAGCCATTAGCCGAAGCTTTCTTCCAGGCTCGCCAGGCGCTCGGCCTGGTCCTCGGCGATCAGTGGGTTGATCACGTCGTCGAGGGCGTCGCCCTCCATGATCCGCGACAGGTTGTAGAGCGTCAGGTTGATCCGGTGGTCGGTCACCCGGCCTTGCGGGAAGTTGTAGGTGCGGATGCGCTCGGAGCGGTCGCCGCTGCCGACCTGGCTCTTGCGGGCTTCGGAGCGAGCGCTGTCCAGGGCCTCGCGCTGCATGTCGTAGAGGCGCGCCTTCAGGTTCTTCATGGCCCGGGCGCGGTTCTGGTGCTGCGACTTTTCCGAGGAGGTCACCACCACGCCGGTCGGCAAGTGGGTGATGCGCACGGCCGAGTCGGTCTTGTTGACGTGCTGGCCGCCCGCGCCCGACGAGCGATAGGTGTCGATCCGCAGGTCGCTTTCCTTGATCTCGATCTCGACGTCCTCGGCCTCGGGCAGCACCGCGACGGTGGCGGCCGAGGTGTGGATGCGGCCTTGGGCTTCGGTGGCCGGAACGCGCTGCACGCGGTGGACGCCGCTTTCGAACTTCAGCCGGCCGAACACGCCGTCGCCGGTGATCGAGGCGACGATTTCCTTGTAGCCGCCCATTTCGCCTTCCGAGATGCTGTCGATCTCGACCTTCCAGCCGTGTAGCTGGGCGTAGCGCTGGTACATGCGGAAGAGGTCGCCGGCGAACAGCGCCGCCTCGTCGCCGCCGGTGCCGGCGCGCACTTCGAGAATGGCGGAAGCGTTCTCGTCCTTGTCCTTGGGGGCCAGCATCAGAGCCAGCTCGCGCTCCAGCGCCGGCAGCTTCTCGTCGAGGTCCGCCATCTCGTCGCGGACCATGTCGGCCATTTCCGGGTCGGCGGCCATGACGTCCAGCTCGGCGCGCTCGGCGGTCAGCTTGGCCAGCCGCTCGACGGCCTCGGCCACCGGCTTCAGCTCGGCGTGCTCCTTGGAGAGCTTGACGATCTCGGTCCCGTCGGTGGCCGCGCCCATGCGCGCCTCCACTTCGCGGAAACGGTCGAGAACCTGGTCGAGACGGGCCTGGGGAAGTCGCAAGGGAGGTTTCGCGTAGCTCTAAGGGGACGGGTCGGTCTCTCTAGAACCTTTCCGGCCCAAAGTGAACGGTCGGGACGACCCGGACGCCAAAGGTCGGGCGCGGAGCGGGTGCGACAGCGGGTCGCGGCCAATTGGGCTTGGTTAGGCCGCCGGCTTAGCTTGGCCTTAGCCATTTTCGCCGAACGGTGGTCGCGAAATTTCACTCGGAGAAGCCGCGCGATGACGCGCCTCGCAAGGAAGCTGTCGGCGCCGCTGGCGATGATCGCCCTGTCCGCGGTGGGACTGCTTCTATCAGTCATGATCATCCTGGCGGGGCAGATCGACCAGGAGGCGCAGCGGCACGACCTGGCCTTGGTCGAGCGGGGCCTTAAGTCCCAGATGCGGGACATCGAGCACGCCATCGCGCCCGAGGTCACCTGGGACGAGGCCGTGCGTCGTCTGGACAACCGGTTCGATCCGGCCTGGGCCAAGGAGAACATCGCCGACTACCTGATCCAGATCGGCTTCGACCAGGTGTTCGTGCTGGACAGCCAGGACCGGCCG encodes:
- a CDS encoding glycine cleavage system protein R is translated as MITLILSVVGSDRPGLTQALASAVLSAGGNWLESHLSQLGGLYVGSVLIELEPGQEEALRAAVSAVDAHGLEVRIAPTIEAPAATGELLQLGVVGQDRPGIVHQVTGVLSDLGANIESFGSRLSIEPHQGAPLFHLDARLRLPPGLTADAVQDALEAISGEIMVDIALTPAG
- a CDS encoding pseudouridine synthase, producing the protein MSWTRTYDEAEPQRVNKWLAQSGVCSRREAEQLISDGLVSIDGEVVEDVGRKIQPGQTLVLADRATAKLDATPTYLIHKPRGVVSAQPDPGQVPAARLLTRANLWGDARGVAIPQSGDLIPPVGRLDKDSRGLLLLSQDGVVAKAVIGPQSDLEKEYRVAVMGELTEEKLELLRFGLELDGRELKPAEVEVISDQRLRFVLREGRNRQIRRMCDLVDLKVVDLFRVRIGPLDLGDMPEGRWRPLTSAERAALIAG
- the prfA gene encoding peptide chain release factor 1 — protein: MRLPQARLDQVLDRFREVEARMGAATDGTEIVKLSKEHAELKPVAEAVERLAKLTAERAELDVMAADPEMADMVRDEMADLDEKLPALERELALMLAPKDKDENASAILEVRAGTGGDEAALFAGDLFRMYQRYAQLHGWKVEIDSISEGEMGGYKEIVASITGDGVFGRLKFESGVHRVQRVPATEAQGRIHTSAATVAVLPEAEDVEIEIKESDLRIDTYRSSGAGGQHVNKTDSAVRITHLPTGVVVTSSEKSQHQNRARAMKNLKARLYDMQREALDSARSEARKSQVGSGDRSERIRTYNFPQGRVTDHRINLTLYNLSRIMEGDALDDVINPLIAEDQAERLASLEESFG
- a CDS encoding aspartyl protease family protein, encoding MFSALRVSGAALALALLSTQTLAASKCQVMKLAELPVTMEGPSPVMTAQINGREARFIVDSGAFYSTMSAGAAQELGLSINNLGNARLKGLGGETSLGVATVKEFVIAGQKLSRIEFAVGGSSTRYAGFLGQNILGLAGVEYDLTHGAVRLMKTGDCGDIGLAYWAGDRPFTVIRIDSMEDGDRHTMGAVEVNGVKLKAMFDTGASSSALSLDAAKRLGVNPEKDGLPLEGFSSGVGQKRVRTWKARFDKIDIGGEMISKPFLRIFDGPLGNADMLIGVDFFLSHRVFVDNQNRRMFFTYEGGPLFGISPKGAVDNSGKSLDLTDKTAEPTDAPGYARRGAVLASNGKFDAAIADFDKAIALEPNDADYLLQRARARLSNRQLLLGAADLDKSIALDPKDAEARLTRAQLRRGARDPAGALADLKAADETLAPSAQARLPLARLYGALDATEQALTNYDLWLKSHPEDVARAEALNGRCWARALLNRELDKALSDCDAALRLHPGDPAFLDSRALVRFRRGELEKALADYDAAVKGSPREAWTLYARGLVQRRLGKTAEADADKAKALEINPGVAARIKRYQLEG